In a genomic window of Gemella haemolysans ATCC 10379:
- the rlmD gene encoding 23S rRNA (uracil(1939)-C(5))-methyltransferase RlmD: MKNKNGKRLNVLLTIKKIGINGEGIGYYKKKITFVKGALPDEVIVCEIVEETPKYIIGKLVKVKEPSPHRVEIKREYAESGAYGLAHVSYEKQLEYKRTILLDAFDKYYRLPKPDKLVLKTLASPVTEGYRNKNQFPLAVRNGRVIAGLYKEGSNDLVEINEDLALHENGNKITNLAKKLLGKYKVEISTNKKNYGVKYIATRTSFYNGDVQVTFVANTDKIKNMDKVVNELKRERIVKSIILNITNDKDHLVMGTESVTLYGSDYIVEKIGDTKYELSAKSFFQLNPPATKKLYDKVVEFAALKETDVVLDAYCGVGTIGQYVSRNCKEVYGVDIIPAAIEDANDNVKLNNLKNCTYVAGDANKIVPRWKKKGINFDVAIVDPPRVGLGPLAKNLLAVEAKKIVYVSCNPSTLARDLKVLTRKYKIRRIQPVDMFPGTAAVEAVVELIRK; this comes from the coding sequence ATGAAAAATAAAAACGGAAAAAGATTAAACGTCTTACTTACAATAAAAAAAATTGGTATTAATGGTGAGGGTATAGGATATTATAAAAAGAAAATTACTTTTGTAAAAGGTGCTTTACCTGATGAGGTTATTGTTTGTGAAATAGTTGAGGAGACACCAAAATACATTATTGGGAAACTTGTTAAAGTAAAAGAACCAAGCCCACATAGAGTAGAAATTAAACGCGAATATGCAGAAAGTGGAGCATACGGCTTAGCTCATGTTAGCTATGAAAAACAATTAGAATATAAACGTACAATTTTATTAGATGCATTTGATAAGTATTATAGACTACCAAAACCTGATAAATTAGTACTAAAAACGTTAGCGAGTCCTGTAACAGAAGGGTATCGTAATAAAAATCAATTTCCACTAGCTGTTAGAAATGGGCGAGTTATTGCAGGGTTATATAAAGAAGGTTCTAACGATTTAGTAGAAATTAATGAAGATTTAGCATTACATGAGAATGGTAATAAAATAACGAACTTAGCTAAGAAGTTACTAGGAAAATATAAAGTAGAGATCTCTACAAATAAAAAGAATTACGGTGTGAAATATATTGCAACAAGAACTTCATTCTATAATGGGGATGTTCAAGTAACTTTCGTAGCGAATACTGATAAGATTAAGAATATGGATAAGGTCGTTAATGAACTTAAGCGTGAAAGAATCGTTAAAAGTATAATACTAAATATCACTAATGACAAAGATCATTTGGTAATGGGAACAGAAAGTGTTACATTATATGGTTCAGATTATATCGTTGAAAAAATAGGAGATACTAAGTATGAACTTTCAGCTAAGTCATTTTTCCAATTAAACCCACCGGCAACTAAAAAACTTTATGATAAAGTAGTTGAATTTGCTGCGCTGAAAGAAACAGATGTTGTATTAGATGCATATTGTGGGGTTGGAACAATTGGGCAATATGTTAGCCGTAACTGTAAAGAAGTATACGGTGTTGATATTATTCCAGCTGCTATAGAAGACGCTAATGACAATGTTAAATTAAACAACCTAAAAAACTGTACTTATGTTGCAGGAGATGCTAATAAAATAGTTCCACGTTGGAAGAAAAAAGGAATCAACTTTGATGTTGCAATAGTAGATCCGCCGCGTGTAGGTCTTGGACCATTAGCTAAAAACCTATTGGCAGTTGAAGCTAAGAAAATTGTCTATGTAAGCTGTAATCCATCTACATTAGCACGTGACTTAAAAGTGTTAACAAGAAAATATAAAATTAGACGTATTCAACCAGTAGACATGTTCCCAGGAACAGCGGCAGTTGAAGCGGTAGTTGAATTAATTAGAAAATAA
- the pyrR gene encoding bifunctional pyr operon transcriptional regulator/uracil phosphoribosyltransferase PyrR yields the protein MKKRILFDETMISRMITRIANEIIEQNKLDDIVLVGIQTRGIHIAKRLKQKIKEIENTNIPVETLDIKFYRDDLEKISEEPEIKVSRFKLDLTNKVVIIVDDVLYTGRTVRAAIDAIMDASRPKAIRLAILVDRGHRELPIRADHIGKNIPTSRKENVKVHLNEVDDVEEILLI from the coding sequence ATGAAAAAACGAATTCTTTTCGACGAAACAATGATTTCTAGAATGATTACCAGAATTGCTAATGAAATAATCGAACAAAATAAATTAGATGATATTGTTTTAGTAGGTATTCAAACTAGAGGGATTCATATCGCCAAAAGATTGAAACAAAAAATCAAAGAAATTGAAAATACTAATATTCCAGTAGAAACACTTGATATAAAATTCTATCGAGATGATTTAGAAAAAATAAGTGAAGAACCGGAAATAAAAGTTTCACGTTTTAAACTTGATTTGACAAACAAAGTTGTAATTATTGTAGATGATGTTCTTTATACAGGAAGAACCGTAAGAGCAGCGATAGATGCTATTATGGATGCTAGTCGTCCAAAAGCAATTCGCCTTGCGATTCTTGTAGACAGAGGACATAGAGAGCTGCCAATTAGAGCAGATCATATCGGAAAAAATATTCCTACTTCAAGAAAAGAAAATGTGAAAGTTCATTTGAATGAAGTAGATGATGTTGAAGAAATATTATTAATTTAA
- a CDS encoding uracil-DNA glycosylase family protein: protein MDSFEQLKQEIMVDSDNKKYTDVGIEPLFSTPKTAKILIIGQAPGIKAQESKIFFNDKSGVKLREWMGIDDEIFYKSGLIGVVPMDFYYPGKGKSGDLPPRKNFAPKWHVKVLELMPNLELIVLVGKYAQDYYLGNEKKQNLTETVYNYKQYLPRYFPIVHPSPLNFHWHNKNPWFIQEVVPELKKRVKEILQK from the coding sequence ATGGATAGTTTTGAACAATTGAAACAAGAGATAATGGTAGATAGTGATAATAAAAAATACACGGATGTAGGAATTGAACCGTTATTTTCTACGCCAAAAACAGCTAAAATATTAATCATAGGTCAAGCTCCTGGTATTAAAGCTCAAGAAAGTAAGATCTTCTTCAATGATAAAAGTGGGGTTAAACTTCGCGAGTGGATGGGAATAGATGATGAAATATTTTATAAATCTGGTTTAATAGGTGTAGTTCCAATGGATTTCTATTATCCTGGTAAAGGTAAAAGTGGGGATTTACCACCAAGAAAAAACTTTGCCCCAAAATGGCATGTTAAAGTTTTGGAACTCATGCCTAATCTAGAACTTATTGTTCTTGTGGGAAAATATGCACAAGATTACTACTTGGGAAATGAAAAAAAACAGAACTTAACGGAAACTGTATATAATTATAAACAGTACTTGCCACGTTATTTCCCAATTGTTCATCCTTCACCATTAAATTTCCATTGGCATAATAAAAATCCATGGTTTATTCAAGAAGTAGTGCCAGAACTGAAAAAAAGGGTGAAGGAAATACTACAGAAATAA
- a CDS encoding SE1561 family protein: MPNNILEELKTKFEDFASELENIEPEKVDLTQIDRLIALVEELDNEIKTIK; this comes from the coding sequence ATGCCTAATAATATTTTAGAAGAATTAAAAACAAAATTTGAAGATTTTGCAAGCGAGTTAGAAAATATTGAACCTGAAAAAGTTGATTTAACTCAAATTGACAGATTAATTGCATTAGTAGAAGAATTAGATAACGAAATTAAAACTATAAAATAA
- the cls gene encoding cardiolipin synthase yields the protein MNHINLQLSNINISSIFYYITSIFNDINFDIVLTIFLIINTLLAFSIVFLEYQTTTSSWAWILVLFLIPYLGFILYLIFGRPIYREKIFPCSDEEKIRYQQNLLKRTVPYEITKNEQVIYKHRNLIELNFETDKSFLSKKNKIQIITDGKEKFRLLFEDIKNAKNYIHIQYYILKKDGIGKQLFSLLEQKLLEGVDVYILYDDIGSRKLSISSLKQLTKNNAKIKRFFKSKFPLINFRMNYRNHRKIVTIDGNIGYTGGFNVGDEYLGLDKKFGYWRDTHLRIEGEAVGSLEYRFIDDWNSQTTKKTDQLKLTAEHVATAVDNYLPIQLVSSGPDNKLQKIKYSYLYMISKAKKYIYIQSPYFIPDESVMDALKMAILSGIDVRIMVPNKPDHIFVYWATYSFIGELAELGAKTYIYENGFIHTKMIIIDDEVSSLGSANFDYRSFKLNFELNAFMYDDKTTKEFRDIFLNDIEKSTLISFSKYQQRSLLIKIKEAFARLISPIL from the coding sequence ATGAATCATATAAATTTACAATTATCAAATATTAATATTTCTAGTATTTTTTATTATATTACTTCTATTTTTAATGATATAAATTTTGATATCGTGTTAACAATTTTCTTAATTATTAATACTTTATTGGCATTTTCAATAGTTTTTCTAGAGTATCAAACTACTACATCATCTTGGGCATGGATATTAGTATTATTCTTAATACCTTACCTAGGTTTTATCCTTTATTTAATATTTGGACGACCTATATATAGAGAAAAAATCTTTCCATGTTCAGATGAAGAAAAAATTAGATATCAACAAAACTTATTAAAAAGAACTGTTCCTTATGAAATTACCAAAAACGAACAAGTAATTTATAAACACAGGAATCTAATAGAATTAAATTTTGAAACTGATAAATCATTCTTGTCTAAAAAAAATAAGATACAGATTATTACAGATGGAAAAGAAAAATTCAGATTACTTTTTGAAGATATAAAAAACGCCAAAAACTATATACATATTCAATATTATATTTTAAAAAAGGATGGTATTGGAAAACAGCTCTTCAGTCTTCTAGAACAAAAACTTTTAGAAGGTGTCGACGTATATATTCTTTATGATGATATTGGTTCAAGAAAATTAAGTATTTCATCGTTAAAACAATTAACAAAAAACAACGCTAAAATAAAAAGATTCTTCAAATCTAAATTTCCACTTATCAATTTCCGTATGAATTACAGAAACCACCGAAAAATAGTTACAATCGATGGTAATATCGGTTATACGGGAGGATTCAATGTTGGTGATGAATACCTAGGATTAGATAAAAAATTTGGTTATTGGCGAGATACTCACCTTAGAATTGAAGGAGAAGCGGTAGGTTCTTTAGAATATCGTTTTATAGATGATTGGAATTCACAGACAACAAAAAAAACTGATCAACTTAAATTAACGGCTGAACACGTTGCTACAGCAGTAGATAATTATCTACCTATTCAGTTAGTTTCCAGTGGCCCAGATAATAAACTTCAAAAAATTAAATATAGTTATCTATATATGATTTCAAAAGCAAAAAAATATATCTACATCCAATCACCTTACTTTATTCCTGATGAAAGTGTTATGGATGCATTAAAGATGGCAATATTATCTGGAATTGATGTTAGAATTATGGTACCTAATAAACCTGACCACATTTTCGTTTATTGGGCTACATACTCATTTATTGGTGAGCTTGCAGAATTAGGTGCAAAAACTTATATCTACGAAAATGGATTTATTCATACTAAAATGATTATTATCGACGATGAAGTATCAAGTCTCGGTAGTGCAAACTTCGATTATAGAAGTTTCAAACTTAACTTTGAACTAAACGCATTTATGTATGATGATAAAACCACAAAAGAATTTAGAGATATATTCTTAAATGATATAGAAAAATCAACCCTAATATCATTCTCTAAGTATCAACAAAGAAGTTTACTAATAAAAATTAAAGAAGCGTTCGCAAGACTGATATCACCGATTCTTTAG
- a CDS encoding peptidase dimerization domain-containing protein encodes MHTYLVNIFGKGGHGAEPHEAIDATIIASEFVRKTTKYKNIEIISVKSGDAFNVISGKAEINLKTDNLEQLETILSSLLIYYGEQNRFEIIEN; translated from the coding sequence ATGCATACATATTTAGTTAATATTTTTGGTAAAGGTGGACACGGAGCCGAACCTCACGAAGCTATTGATGCTACTATTATAGCTAGTGAATTTGTACGAAAAACTACAAAATATAAAAATATAGAGATAATCTCTGTAAAAAGCGGTGATGCTTTTAATGTAATCTCTGGTAAGGCAGAAATTAACTTAAAAACAGATAATTTAGAACAATTAGAAACAATACTATCTTCGCTGCTTATATATTACGGTGAGCAGAATAGATTTGAAATAATAGAAAATTAA
- a CDS encoding M20 metallopeptidase family protein, with translation MIEKIIQDELEKFYPEMIELRRYMHMHPEVSFNEKNTARFIKEYLEKIGITNIKTKVGLNGVVARIKGQDSSKTIAFRADFDALPINDAKDTPYKSTIPNAMHACGHDGHTTALLATCKVLMDYQKKLPHDVVAIFQYGEEQAPGGAKPMIDAGCLQGVDAIFGAHLWTPLPLGTLGYSYSELCAAADRFEVKINTKGNANIIAAEFVSMTQQIVSRFSKPRETLVITLGKLESSIEEASITGTIRHFNKELHKMVLTKLQNLCKALENEYSGTNIEFIYYGGYPPLINHKKGTVEIQKATSKILPDIKQLEIEPLMIGEDFAYYVEEVPGAFFLIGAGNSTFAKYPHHHPNFDFEEEVMKQTASIFLTLAFDSANVIKNLKEEQ, from the coding sequence ATGATTGAAAAAATTATACAAGATGAACTTGAAAAATTTTATCCAGAAATGATTGAACTTCGTCGCTATATGCATATGCATCCTGAAGTTTCATTTAACGAAAAAAATACAGCGAGATTCATTAAAGAATATTTAGAAAAAATTGGTATTACTAATATTAAAACAAAAGTCGGCTTAAATGGTGTAGTTGCAAGAATAAAAGGACAAGATTCTTCAAAAACAATCGCTTTTCGAGCAGACTTTGATGCTCTACCTATAAATGATGCAAAAGATACTCCTTACAAATCTACAATTCCTAATGCAATGCATGCTTGTGGGCACGATGGACATACAACTGCATTACTTGCAACATGTAAAGTTTTAATGGATTATCAAAAAAAACTTCCTCACGATGTTGTCGCAATTTTCCAATACGGAGAAGAACAAGCTCCAGGTGGAGCAAAACCTATGATAGATGCTGGTTGTTTACAAGGTGTTGATGCAATATTCGGTGCCCATCTTTGGACACCACTTCCACTTGGAACATTAGGCTATAGTTATAGTGAACTGTGTGCCGCTGCAGATAGATTCGAAGTGAAAATCAACACTAAGGGAAATGCAAATATTATTGCTGCAGAATTTGTTAGTATGACTCAACAAATAGTTTCACGATTTTCTAAACCGAGAGAGACACTTGTTATCACTTTAGGAAAATTAGAGAGTTCTATTGAAGAAGCAAGTATTACTGGAACTATTAGACATTTCAATAAAGAACTTCATAAAATGGTGCTAACTAAACTTCAAAACTTATGCAAAGCTCTAGAAAATGAATATTCTGGTACTAATATAGAATTTATCTACTACGGAGGTTATCCACCTCTTATAAATCATAAAAAAGGAACAGTAGAAATACAAAAAGCAACCTCTAAGATTCTTCCAGATATTAAACAGTTGGAAATTGAACCGTTAATGATCGGTGAAGATTTTGCTTATTACGTTGAAGAAGTCCCAGGAGCATTTTTCTTAATCGGTGCCGGTAATTCTACATTCGCTAAGTATCCACACCATCATCCAAATTTTGATTTTGAAGAAGAAGTCATGAAACAAACAGCTTCAATATTCTTAACACTAGCCTTTGATTCCGCTAATGTAATTAAAAATCTTAAGGAGGAACAATAG
- a CDS encoding ATP-binding cassette domain-containing protein: MQILNIKNIEFEKQGKILFKIEKLSINTGDIIGLIGKNGSGKTTLLKYIDDYLKDENNISSEFLEFGENSLLKKSGGEVVVNKIRGSLLSNVELYLLDEPSTYLDYNNANKIANLIKRTPATFCIASHDRNFLNNVCTKLWIIESNTVREFNGNYHEYKLQEEIENTEYEAELQKYNKEVKKIKKSIQEMKEEQKKKSGKPKNMSGSDYRIISVKNKISKNEKRLQKKISRQEDKLQANIKPKPLKDKYDIEFLEIFKETHNKSFCIDAKSCEIDGKFLWSSPGFSFSSGDKILIKGKNGSGKTTFLNYVKESIPISLQVAYFEQNNFDIFKEEKTLFEFVKESTTLDVIELRNILALLNFRGDDINKKISVLSKGEKVKLYFVSLLFRKTDVLLLDEITNFLDVVAIEAIEKILNKYPGILIMVSHDMEFIDNVATKVINITNKEVLKFE, encoded by the coding sequence ATGCAAATATTAAATATTAAAAACATAGAGTTTGAAAAACAAGGGAAGATATTATTCAAAATTGAAAAATTGAGTATAAATACTGGTGATATTATTGGTTTAATAGGGAAAAATGGTTCAGGGAAGACAACTCTGTTAAAATATATAGATGACTATCTTAAAGATGAAAATAACATTTCATCAGAGTTTTTAGAATTTGGAGAAAATTCTCTTCTTAAAAAAAGTGGAGGGGAAGTTGTTGTGAACAAGATTAGAGGTAGTTTATTATCAAATGTTGAATTATATTTACTAGACGAACCATCAACATACTTAGATTATAATAATGCTAACAAAATAGCTAATCTTATAAAAAGAACTCCAGCGACCTTTTGTATAGCAAGTCACGATAGAAATTTCTTAAATAATGTTTGTACTAAGTTATGGATAATCGAAAGTAATACTGTGAGAGAATTTAATGGAAATTATCATGAGTACAAGCTACAAGAAGAAATTGAAAATACTGAATATGAGGCTGAACTGCAAAAGTACAATAAAGAAGTTAAGAAGATAAAGAAAAGCATCCAAGAGATGAAAGAGGAACAGAAGAAGAAATCTGGAAAGCCAAAGAACATGAGTGGATCAGATTATAGAATTATAAGTGTAAAAAATAAAATTTCAAAAAACGAAAAAAGGTTACAGAAAAAAATATCAAGACAAGAAGATAAGTTGCAGGCTAATATTAAACCTAAGCCATTAAAAGATAAGTATGATATTGAATTTTTAGAGATATTTAAGGAAACTCATAACAAGAGTTTTTGTATTGATGCGAAAAGCTGTGAAATAGATGGGAAGTTTCTCTGGTCATCACCTGGTTTTTCTTTTTCTAGTGGTGATAAGATTTTAATTAAAGGAAAAAACGGTTCGGGGAAAACTACTTTTCTAAATTATGTGAAAGAGTCCATTCCTATTTCTTTACAAGTAGCATATTTTGAACAAAATAACTTCGATATTTTTAAAGAAGAAAAAACATTGTTTGAATTTGTGAAAGAATCTACTACACTAGATGTTATAGAACTTAGAAATATACTAGCTTTACTAAATTTTAGAGGTGATGATATCAATAAGAAGATATCAGTTTTAAGCAAAGGGGAGAAAGTTAAACTTTATTTTGTAAGTTTACTTTTTAGAAAAACAGACGTACTGTTATTAGATGAGATAACTAACTTCTTAGATGTTGTTGCGATAGAAGCGATAGAGAAGATATTAAATAAATATCCTGGTATACTAATTATGGTCAGTCACGATATGGAATTTATCGATAATGTTGCAACTAAGGTTATAAACATTACGAATAAAGAAGTACTGAAATTCGAATAA
- a CDS encoding foldase protein PrsA — protein sequence MKKFKKAILPIALSISVIGLAGCSAGGTKYISSKAGDVTEKDIVESIGASQLSKTATSMMIQKVLLDKYKNKIDQKSIDEQLQKAQEQYGGKDKFEQLLKQQGFTLDKYKDGLKVKAAQTLLINDYAGTNDEKLKESYEKNKHQYHLAHILISVKSESNPNGLSDEEAKKKAEDVLKKLKDGGDFATLAKENSNDTANASNGGDLGWSSKEDNSFVKEFKDAAYALSKDKTSDVVKTSFGYHIIKVLDEKDSSFDELKPALAEKAAEEAVKKDTTIVSKALKKLFEEYNVKSSNSDVEAYIKSMLEGTAAAQ from the coding sequence ATGAAGAAATTTAAAAAAGCTATTTTACCTATAGCATTAAGTATTTCTGTTATAGGATTAGCAGGATGCTCTGCTGGAGGAACAAAATATATCTCTAGTAAAGCAGGAGATGTTACAGAAAAAGATATCGTAGAAAGTATTGGTGCTAGCCAACTTTCTAAAACAGCTACAAGTATGATGATTCAAAAAGTACTTTTAGACAAATATAAAAATAAAATTGATCAAAAATCAATCGATGAGCAACTTCAAAAAGCTCAAGAACAATACGGTGGTAAAGATAAATTTGAACAACTTTTAAAACAACAAGGATTTACACTTGATAAATATAAAGATGGATTAAAAGTTAAAGCTGCTCAAACATTATTAATCAACGATTACGCTGGTACAAATGACGAGAAACTAAAAGAAAGCTACGAAAAAAATAAACACCAATATCACCTAGCGCACATTCTTATAAGTGTTAAAAGTGAATCAAATCCAAACGGATTAAGTGATGAAGAAGCTAAGAAAAAAGCTGAAGACGTTCTTAAAAAGCTTAAAGATGGTGGAGATTTCGCAACTTTAGCTAAAGAAAACTCAAATGATACTGCAAATGCTTCAAACGGTGGAGATTTAGGTTGGTCTTCTAAAGAAGATAACTCATTTGTTAAAGAATTTAAAGATGCTGCTTATGCATTAAGTAAAGACAAAACTTCTGATGTTGTTAAAACTTCATTTGGATACCACATCATTAAAGTATTAGATGAAAAAGATTCATCATTTGATGAATTAAAACCAGCATTAGCTGAAAAAGCTGCTGAAGAAGCTGTTAAGAAAGATACTACAATCGTTAGTAAAGCTCTTAAAAAATTATTTGAAGAGTACAATGTAAAATCAAGCAACAGTGATGTTGAAGCATATATTAAATCTATGCTAGAAGGTACTGCTGCAGCTCAATAA
- a CDS encoding dihydroorotase — protein MLLLKNGKILENGVLIERDILVDDKKIVKISENIEESGAKVLDLEGKFVSPGFIDVHVHWREPGFEYKENIYHASRAAARGGFTTAMPMPNLNPVPDNYENLKLQLDIIERDSVIRAIPFGAITKGEEGKEYADFEELAEHVFAFSDDGRGVQDANMMYESMIVAAKLNKAIVAHCEDNSLIRGGCMHCGRRSRELDLPGIPSVCESVQIARDVLLAEAAGCHYHVCHVSTKESVRVVREAKAAGIKVTCEVCPHHLISDEMDIPEDNGMWKMNPPLRAREDRNALIAGLLDGTIDVIATDHAPHATHEKDLSMRKAAFGIVGSETAFSQLYTKFVKTGVFSLDLLVKLMTEKVADTFDLPYGRLEGGGFADLVVIDLEKSLKIDPEKFLSKGRNTPYVGEEIYGIPVLTLCEGQVAYKDSEVFEV, from the coding sequence ATGTTACTTTTAAAAAACGGTAAAATTTTAGAAAATGGTGTATTAATAGAAAGAGATATTTTAGTTGATGATAAAAAAATCGTAAAAATCTCTGAGAATATCGAAGAGAGTGGAGCTAAGGTATTGGACTTAGAAGGGAAATTCGTTTCACCAGGATTTATAGATGTTCACGTACACTGGAGAGAGCCAGGATTTGAATATAAAGAAAACATTTACCATGCTTCAAGAGCGGCAGCTCGTGGTGGATTTACTACAGCGATGCCTATGCCAAACTTAAATCCAGTACCAGATAACTATGAGAACCTAAAATTACAACTAGATATTATCGAACGCGATTCAGTAATCAGAGCAATACCATTTGGAGCTATAACAAAAGGTGAAGAAGGAAAAGAATATGCTGATTTCGAAGAATTAGCTGAGCATGTGTTTGCCTTTAGTGATGACGGTAGAGGAGTACAGGATGCTAACATGATGTATGAATCTATGATAGTTGCTGCTAAATTAAATAAAGCAATCGTAGCTCACTGTGAAGATAACTCATTAATCCGCGGAGGATGTATGCACTGTGGACGTAGAAGTCGTGAATTAGATTTACCAGGAATCCCTTCAGTATGTGAAAGTGTTCAGATTGCACGTGATGTTCTTCTAGCTGAAGCAGCAGGCTGTCACTACCATGTTTGTCACGTATCTACTAAAGAATCAGTAAGGGTAGTAAGAGAAGCGAAGGCAGCAGGAATTAAAGTAACTTGTGAAGTATGTCCTCACCACCTAATAAGTGATGAAATGGATATTCCAGAAGATAACGGAATGTGGAAGATGAATCCACCGCTAAGAGCACGTGAAGATAGAAATGCTCTAATCGCTGGTTTATTAGATGGAACAATCGACGTTATAGCAACAGACCACGCACCACACGCTACTCATGAGAAAGACTTATCGATGAGAAAAGCTGCATTTGGAATTGTTGGAAGTGAAACAGCATTCAGCCAACTTTATACGAAATTTGTAAAAACAGGAGTATTCTCACTAGACTTACTAGTTAAATTGATGACTGAAAAAGTTGCAGATACTTTTGATTTACCATATGGACGTTTAGAAGGAGGTGGTTTTGCAGACTTAGTAGTAATCGACTTAGAAAAATCACTGAAAATTGATCCGGAAAAATTCTTATCTAAAGGTAGAAATACACCGTATGTAGGAGAAGAAATTTATGGAATACCAGTATTAACACTATGTGAAGGTCAAGTTGCATACAAAGATAGTGAAGTATTTGAAGTTTAA
- a CDS encoding aspartate carbamoyltransferase catalytic subunit, with protein MRNIVKMSDLTNEEVYQLIERALELKNGKQVEPREDLYIANLFFENSTRTKHSFEVAEHKHRLNVINFEVATSSVNKGETLYDTCKTLEMLGCNMLVIRHGQDAYYNELTNLNIPILSGGDGSGEHPSQCLLDLMTMYEKFGTFENLNVIIAGDIKNSRVARSNYNMLTRLGARVRFVCPDIFKDETLGEVVDFDKVVGEVDVCMLLRVQHERHDSKMGLSKDEYHNNFGLTKERYERLKESAIVMHPAPVNRDMEIASELVEAPKSVIFEQMKNGMFMRQAMIEKIIKDNNL; from the coding sequence ATGAGAAATATAGTAAAAATGTCGGATTTAACAAATGAAGAAGTTTATCAACTGATAGAAAGAGCTTTAGAGTTGAAAAATGGTAAACAAGTAGAGCCAAGAGAAGACTTATATATAGCAAATTTATTCTTTGAAAACTCAACTAGAACGAAACATAGTTTTGAGGTAGCTGAGCATAAACACAGATTAAATGTTATTAATTTTGAAGTAGCAACTTCATCGGTAAATAAAGGTGAAACTTTATACGATACTTGTAAAACATTAGAGATGTTAGGTTGCAATATGTTGGTTATTAGACATGGTCAAGATGCTTACTACAATGAACTGACTAACTTGAATATTCCGATTTTAAGTGGAGGAGATGGTAGTGGAGAACACCCAAGTCAATGTTTACTTGATCTAATGACAATGTATGAGAAGTTCGGAACATTCGAAAATCTTAATGTAATCATCGCAGGGGATATTAAAAATTCTCGTGTAGCAAGAAGTAATTACAACATGCTTACAAGATTAGGGGCAAGAGTAAGATTTGTTTGTCCTGACATTTTCAAAGACGAGACACTTGGAGAAGTAGTAGACTTCGATAAAGTAGTTGGCGAAGTTGATGTTTGTATGCTACTTAGAGTTCAACATGAAAGACATGACTCTAAAATGGGACTAAGTAAAGATGAATATCATAATAACTTTGGATTAACTAAAGAGCGCTATGAAAGATTAAAAGAATCAGCAATAGTTATGCATCCGGCACCTGTTAATAGAGATATGGAAATAGCTTCGGAACTAGTTGAAGCACCTAAATCAGTAATCTTTGAACAGATGAAAAATGGGATGTTCATGAGACAGGCAATGATAGAAAAAATAATTAAAGATAATAATTTATAA